TCTATTAAGTCATATCATCCCTAAGCGCATCAATAATATTTTCTCTTTTTATCTTACTAGTGGCATACAGCATTGTAATGAACACTATAAAGAGAACAGCAAACACGCTGATTCCGATACTGGCCCATGGAAGTACAAAATCTATATCGTCTGTGACCATTCCCTTATGAATTAACCAGGAAGAAATTACCGCTATTGGAAGTCCAAAGAGCAATGCCCTCATGCCATAAAATGCACATTCAAAATTCATCATCTTCTGAAAATCGCGCTCAGACATTCCCACAGAGCGAAGCATGGCAAGCTCACGACGACGCAGTTTGATATTCGTTGAAATTGTGTTAAATACATTGGCTACTGCAATCAGCGAAATCATAATGATAAAAGTATATGCGAACACGTTGGCAATGAAGATGTAATTGCGGTTCTCATCCATCATTCCATACATATTGTACAAGTTGTACTCGGCAGTAATTCCCTCACTCTCGATAATCTTCTCCATCTCTGCAACTGACTGAGTGGGATTCTTTGATTGAAAACTCAGACTTTTAATTCCTGTAGAAGCATTTGGAGTCTCAAACGCATCTTTTACTGAATAAGGTGCCAGTACCCTGAAGTAGGCTTTCTTCATCTTGGAGTTTCTGCTATCTGGTGGAGAATCGGGTGGAACAACTTCTACAAACGTAAGTTTTACGTTTTGCTTATCGACCATGTTCGACTTTCCATCGGTTTCAGGGGTAAGGTTAATATTCACAGAAGAATTAGAGAAGATATCAATAGTATGGTCATCCTCCACTATCATGGAAACTGCAATCATTTTTGCATTTTGCCCAGTATATTCTTTTGTTGGTAACTCTAAATCTTTGATAATATTCAGATAAGTACTGTCATCAAGAAACTGTATATCTACTGGCATATCAACCGTTTCATCTGGCGAATGTGAGCCATCATAGTTCAAGTAATCATCTGTAAGTTCATTCACTTTAGCAACACATGAATAAGTCATAAGTTCTTGATACAAGCCTTCATAAACACCATTGGCAGTCTTCAGTTTATTGTAAAGCTGTAGCATTTTGCTGTCGTTCATATCCTGTGTGGAAAAAATGATATCTTGGTCAGTAATCTCTGATGCCTGATTTGAAACCTGTTTCAGATCTGCTACCAAAGCACTGGTCGATATGAACAATACTATGCTTAAAATAAGCGACAGTACTATGCTACGATAGCGTTTCTTATTTCTTTTAAAATTTTTCAGCGCAAGAGCTCCTTCTAGACCGTAAATACGCTGTGACAGCTTTGATATCTTCACGGCTTTGGATTCGATTTTTACCTCATTAGTCTGGCGAATACACTCCATCACTGGTTTGCTGGCGGCCTTTCTGGCTGGAATATAGGCCGATATCAAGATGGTAACCATGCTGACGATTGCTGCAACGACGATTGCAGGGATAGACAATGTCAAGGTTAAAGATATGCCAGTATAGAGAACATTTGCGAAATTTTTGGAAATAACAGAAATCACAAGCCCAATACTAACTATACCGACCGCAATACCAATTGGTATGCCAATAGCACCAATGCAAAGACCCTCAAACAACACCGAATTACGTAGCTGCTTTGCTGTGCCTCCAACAGATGAAAGGATTCCAAATTGCTGTGTGCGTTCATTCAACGACATGTTAAACGAATTATAGATTAGAAAAATCGAGCCAAGCATGATGATAGCTACCACAATCCCACCAACTGAATACAAAAGCATATTGAACAAGTTGTTGTCGGAAATACCCATAAAACGCAACACATTATCATTCAAAACGTAAGCATGGTCTCCAGTGCCGCTTATATATGAATGAACCTGACGTGGATTTTTCAACGTAACAAACATGCTAAGGCTGTCCGTTTTGACTTGAGCATCCGCTTTGGTTATCAATGTATATCCTGGTGCAGAAGAGTCCTCAAATACTGGCTTTCGAAAAGTCCCAACAACTGTGTAGCTTCTCTCACCTTGTGACACAAGGGTTTCATCTCCAGCATATGGATCACTCTGATTAAGCTTCTCGTTTCCATTCATGCGGTTTCCCACAGGTAAAGAAATAGTGTCGCCCACTGAGAATTTGACACCACCATCTGTTGCAACTTTCCCTGAAACAAGAATCTCTCCACTGTTTTTAGGTAATCTACCAGAAATCAAAGTTATAGGCAAAGTATCAAAGGCTTCTTTGCTGAATCCTGCTATAAAAAGATATGGTTTATTCGGGTTTTTGCCGCCATTAAGTTTTGCATAGCCGATATTTTCAAATGTTGATGTATTTACAACTTCATCATTGCTTGTCTGTTCCTGTACGAAAGAGGGATTAACATCCAAAAATTCAACGTGCCAATCGCCGTATTTCTCAATCGAGCCATTTACCATATAGTTTTGCAGGGAAACGGCAAGTGTAGCGACTGCTGTAATCATGGCAGCAGACAGAACAACTCCGATAACTGTTACAATCGTTCGTGTACGTCTCTTTTTCATGTTTTGCAGGGCAACTTTGTTAAAAATGTTCATGACCGTATCTACCTCCTCTCATCTCGCGTCACTTTGCCATCTGATATACAGATAATGCGGTCTGCTTGCAGGGCGATATTTTCGTCATGCGTGACGATGATAAGGGTTTGACGATATTTTTTATTGCTTA
This sequence is a window from Clostridioides difficile. Protein-coding genes within it:
- a CDS encoding ABC transporter permease is translated as MNIFNKVALQNMKKRRTRTIVTVIGVVLSAAMITAVATLAVSLQNYMVNGSIEKYGDWHVEFLDVNPSFVQEQTSNDEVVNTSTFENIGYAKLNGGKNPNKPYLFIAGFSKEAFDTLPITLISGRLPKNSGEILVSGKVATDGGVKFSVGDTISLPVGNRMNGNEKLNQSDPYAGDETLVSQGERSYTVVGTFRKPVFEDSSAPGYTLITKADAQVKTDSLSMFVTLKNPRQVHSYISGTGDHAYVLNDNVLRFMGISDNNLFNMLLYSVGGIVVAIIMLGSIFLIYNSFNMSLNERTQQFGILSSVGGTAKQLRNSVLFEGLCIGAIGIPIGIAVGIVSIGLVISVISKNFANVLYTGISLTLTLSIPAIVVAAIVSMVTILISAYIPARKAASKPVMECIRQTNEVKIESKAVKISKLSQRIYGLEGALALKNFKRNKKRYRSIVLSLILSIVLFISTSALVADLKQVSNQASEITDQDIIFSTQDMNDSKMLQLYNKLKTANGVYEGLYQELMTYSCVAKVNELTDDYLNYDGSHSPDETVDMPVDIQFLDDSTYLNIIKDLELPTKEYTGQNAKMIAVSMIVEDDHTIDIFSNSSVNINLTPETDGKSNMVDKQNVKLTFVEVVPPDSPPDSRNSKMKKAYFRVLAPYSVKDAFETPNASTGIKSLSFQSKNPTQSVAEMEKIIESEGITAEYNLYNMYGMMDENRNYIFIANVFAYTFIIMISLIAVANVFNTISTNIKLRRRELAMLRSVGMSERDFQKMMNFECAFYGMRALLFGLPIAVISSWLIHKGMVTDDIDFVLPWASIGISVFAVLFIVFITMLYATSKIKRENIIDALRDDMT